ACGTCTACGAGTACGCCGGTGAGGCCATCGAGAACCTCGGCATGGAAGGCCGGATGTCCATCTGTAACATGTCCATCGAGGGCGGTGCCCGTGCGGGCTACGTCAACCCCGACGAGACCACCTACGAGTGGCTGAAAGAGACGGACTACTTCCAGGACGACCCCGAGAAGTTCGACGAGCTAAAGCCCTACTGGGAGTCGATCCGCAGCGACGACGACGCCGAGTACGACGACGTGGTCCACATCGACGCCTCAGAGCTCGACCCCGTCGTGACCTGGGGGACCACCCCCGGCCAGGGCATCGGCATCCACGACCCGATCCCGGCCCCCGAAGAGCTGGCCGACGGCAAGCAGGACACGGCGCGACGCGCGCAGGAACACATGCGCGTCGAACCCGGCGAGACCATGGAAGGCTACGATATCGACGTAGCCTTCCTGGGCTCGTGTACCAACGCCCGCCTGCCAGACCTGCGTCGGGCCGCCCGCATCGTCGAGGGTCGCGAGGTCGCAGACGACGTGCGCGCGATGGTCGTCCCCGGCAGCCAGCGCGTCCAGAAGACAGCCGAGGAGGAGGGCCTGAAGGACATCTTCGAGGCGGCCGGCTTCGACTGGCGCAACGCCGGCTGTTCGATGTGTCTGGGCATGAACGAGGACCAACTGGAGGGCGACGAGGCCTGTGCGTCCTCGTCGAACCGGAACTTCGTCGGCCGCCAGGGGAGCAAGGACGGCCGGACCGTCCTGATGAACCCCCGGATGGTCGCCGCCGCGGCGATCACCGGCGAGGTGTCTGACGTGCGCGAACTGGAGGAGGTGACCACCGCATGACGGGAACGGAAGACATCCCCTCCGTCGACTACGTCGACGGCACCGGCGTCCCGATCCGGGGCAACGACATCGACACGGACCAGATCATCCCAGCGCGGTTCATGAAGGTCGTCACCTTCGACGGGCTGGGCGAGTTCGCCTTCTTCGACCTGCGCTTCGACGACGACGACAACCAGAAAGACCACCCGTTCAACGAAGACCGCTTCCAGGACGCGAACGTGCTGGTGGTCAACGACAACTTCGGCTGTGGCTCCTCGCGCGAGCACGCGCCCCAGGCCCTGATGCGCTGGGGAATCGACGCCATCATCGGCGAGGGCTTCGCCGAGATCTTCGCCGGCAACTGTCTCGCACTCGGCATCCCGACCGTGACCGCGGATCACGAGACGATCGACGCCCTCCAGCAGTGGGTCGAGGACAACCCCGACGGCGAGATCGAGGTCGACGTGGCGGCCGAGACCGTCACCTACGGTGGCGACGAGATCGGCGTCAGCGTCGACGACGCACAGCGCCAGGCCCTCGTCGAGGGGATCTGGGACACGACCGCGCTGATGAAGTCCAACGAGCAGGCCATCGCGGCGACGGCCGACTCGCTGCCCTACGTCGACCAGACCCGAGACGAGATCCACTCCGACGACTGATATCGTCGGCTGTGAATCTGTGACGGATTTCGCCACATGGGGTGGCGAAGATCGTCACGAAGTTACAGCCGGCAGTACGAGCGGCGACGACCGACGACGCCGCGCTTTTTCGGCTTCAGACGGCGACGGAGCGTCGGTAACGAGCGGTTAACAAACCGAAGTCGGCGTCTGCCCTCGGTCATGGCCACGCACGAGCGCGGTGAACGACCGTCGCTGGAGGGGTGGATGACGACCGTGCGCGCCGTCTCGATACTCGCGTGTACCCTCGTCGAGACGGCGGCGCTCGTGATCTGGCTGGCGATCGTTCAGACCGCGGCGCTTTCGTCGGCGACGGCCCTCGTCGGCTGTGGCATCCTCGCGGTCGGCCTCCTCGTCGAACGCATCCTGAAGGACCTGACGGTCAACGGCGTCGACCTCGCGGTGTCGACGGGGACGCTGGTCGCTCTCACGCTCGCCGAAACGACGGTGTGGACACTGTGGCTGGCGGTTGCCGAAGCCTCGATCGCGGTCGAGGGGTTCGTACTCGCGGCGACGGTCCTCGCGGTCTCGCTGGCCGTGGTGTACACGATCGAGGACAACGCACTCCGCGGCGTCGTCCCCCACTCGTCGTTGCTGGACCCCGGAACCGCCAGTGTCGGCGTCGTCACGGCCGTCGGGGCCACGGCCTGGCTGCTGTGTGAACTGCGACCGGCGACGGCCGCGCGGTGGCTCGGGACCGTCGGAATCGAGAGCGCCGACCCCGCCCTCGCGGGCCTCGGTGTGCTCGCGCTCGCGCTGTTCGTCACGCACAACGTCGGCGTCGACTACGCACGCAGTTCGTAGACGGCGGCGGCGTTCATGTCCGTCGACCCCGCGTGCGAGGGCGGACGACCGGTATCGACACCCTCTTTTCGACGCCCGCGAGACGTACGCGCATGACTCACGAGATCGCAGTGATCCCCGGCGACGGGATCGGACAGGAGGTCACGCCCGCGGCCGTCGAGGTACTGGACGCGCTCGACGTCGACTTCGAGTTCGTCGAGGGCGAGGCCGGCGACGCCGTGAAGGCCGAGACCGGCGAGGCACTGCCACAGGAGACCCGCGAGATCGCTGCCGACGCCGACGCGACGCTCTTTGGCGCGGCCGGCGAGACGGCCGCCGACGTAATCTTGCCGCTCCGGCAGGTCGTCGACTCCTTCGCGAACGTCCGCCCGGCGGTCTCGTACCCCGGTCTGGACGCCGTACAGCCAGACACCGACCTCGTGTTCATTCGGGAGAACACGGAGGGCGTCTACAAGGGCATCGAGAGCGAGATCAGCGACGGCGTCACGACGTGTACGCGTGTGGTCACCGAGGACGCCTCCCGACAGATCGCCGACTTCGGCTTCGACTACGCCCGCAAGAACGACTACGACGACGTGACCATCGCCCACAAGGCAAACGTCATGCGCGAGACCGACGGCCTGTTCCTCGACACCGCCGAGGCTGTCGGAGCGGACCGCGGTGCGGACTACGACACCGCGCTGATGGACGCGCTGGCGATGCACCTGGTCATGCACCCCGAGGACTACGGCGTCGTGATCTGTCCGAACCTCGCCGGGGACATGCTGTCGGACCTCGCGGCGGGGCTGGTCGGCGGCCTCGGCCTGCTCCCGAGCGCCAACGTCGGCGAGGAGAACGCGCTGTTCGAACCGGTCCACGGCTCCGCGCCGGACATCGCGGGCGAGGGCGTCGCCAACCCCGCTGCGATGATCCTCTCGGCCGCGATGCTGCTCGATCATCTGGGCTACGAGGACGAGGGCGACCGCGTTCGGACGGCCGTCGAGGCGACGCTCGAAGAGGGGCCGAAGACGCCGGACCTCGGCGGCTCGGCCTCGACCGAGGCGGTCACCGAGGCCGTCGTCGACCGGCTCTAGATCACTCAGTTTCGAGCAAAAACGAACAGCAACGATAGAAAGTAGTAAGTCGCCCGGCCACGAACGCCGGTGTAATGCTGCCAGCCGAGCGCAAGCGGCGGATCGTCGAACTCGTCACGGAGCGTGACGGCTGTTCTGTCGCCCGACTCGCAACCGAACTCGACTTCTCGAAGGCGACGATCCGGCGCGACCTACAGGAACTCGAAGACGACGGCCGGATCGAGCGATCACACGGCGGTGCCGTCCCGGCGTCGTCCGTCGGACAGGAGCGTCCATACGGCCAGCGCGAAGTCGACCGACTGGACGCCAAACAGGCCATCGCCGCCCGCGCCGTCGACCTGTTGCAGGACGCGCAGGTGGTGTCGTTCGACGCCGGGACGACGACGATGGCCGTCGCCCGCGCGCTGCCGAGCGAGGCCGGCGTCGAGGCGGTGACGAACATGCCCGATCTGGCGACGACCCTGCTGGACAAAGGCATCGAGGTGACGGTGACCGGCGGGACGTTGCGCCGCCGGACCCGGGCGCTGGTCGGCCCGACCGCCCAGCGGTTCCTCGACGACCACCACGTCGACCTGCTGTTCGTCGGGACGAACAGCCTCGACGCCACGACCGGGCTGACGACCCCCAACGAGGCCGAGGCCGCGGTCAAGTCCCGGTTCGTCGAGCAGGCCGGCCGCGTCGTCCTCGTCGCCGACAGCTCGAAGTTCGACGAGCAGTCGTTCGTCACCGTCGCCGATCTCGACGCGGTCGACACGCTGGTGACCGACCGCGCACCGGACGGTGCGCTGGCCGCCGCCCTCGACGAGGCCGGCGTGACCGTCCTGGAGGCAGACGCGTGATCCTCACTGTCACCTACAACCCCGCCGTCGACCAGACGGTCACCTTCGACGAGCCACTGGCCAGCGAGACGGTCAACAGAGCGACCGACGCGCAGTTCGACGCCGGAGGCAAGGGGATCAACGTCTCGCAGTTCCTGGCCGCGATGGACACCGCCACCGTCGCCACCGGGCTCCTGGGTGGCTTTACGGGGACCTTCATCACGGAGCAACTCGAAGCGGCCGACATTCCCGCGGAGTTCGTCACTGTCGACGAGCCGACACGGCTCAACACGACCGCACTGGCTGGCGGAACCGAGTACAAGCTCAACCAGGCGGGTCCCGCCGTCGACGCGAGCGCCGTCGACGACCTCGTCGACCGCATCGCCGACCACGAGCCCGCTCGCGTGCTCGTCGGTGGCAGCCTCCCGCCGGGACTAGAGAGCGACGCTATCGACCGCATCGCGTCGTCCAGGCCGTGGCGGACGGCCGTCGACGTCGAAGGCGAGATCCTGCGGTCGCTGTCGGCCGACTACGCTCTGTGCAAGCCCAACCGCGAGGAGCTGGCCGCGGCGACCGAGACGACCGTCGGGACCGTCGAGGAGTGTGTGGCGGCCGCCAGCGCGCTCGGAGAGCAGGGCTTCGAGCGCGTCGTCGCGTCGCTGGGAGCCGACGGTGCCGTCCTCGTCGGTCCCGACGGAGCCGTCCACGCCGAACCGCTGGCCGTCGACGTCGTGGACACGGTCGGTGCCGGGGACGCGCTGCTGTCGGGCGTGCTGGCGTCGCTCGAACGCGGAGAGCGTGACGAACTCGCGCTGGCGACGGGAGTTGCGGTCGCGTCGCGCGTGGTCGCGCAGGCGGGGACCGGCGTTCCGGATCTCGACGGCGTCTTCGAGGATCGGGCCGCCGTCGAGACGCGACGGCTCTAGAACTTCGATTCGTACTCGTCGACGAACGCACGGACCGCCTCGAACGTCGGCGGTTCGCCGCTGCGCACGAACGCACCGGCGACGGCGTTGCCGACGACGACGGCACCGGCCGGATCGACACCGGCGACCAGTGCCAGCGCGAGGCCGGCGTTGAAGTGGTCGCCGGCACTCGTGGTCAGTTCCGGGTCGTCGACGGAGGGGACGGCCACGTCCGTGGTCCCGTCGGCCCCGGCGACCAGCGATCGGTCGACGCCGTGTGAAACGAACAGGCTGGCGTCGAAGGTCTCGCGGAGCATGCGAGCCGTCGCTGCGAGCGATTCCTCGCTGCCGTCGCCGTAGGTCTCTGCGAGGAGCTGGGTCTCTGCGCGGTTGGCCGAGACGACGACGCGCGTCTGGGCCGCGAGGCGACCGATGGCCCCCGTCCCGCCGTCGAGGCGCTCGGCGTCGAGCTTCCGCACGTCGCCGGGATCGACGAGCACCGTCTCGGGCGGCTCGTCGATGTCGTCCCAGAGCCCCGCGATCCCGTCGAGTACGTCCGGCAGGTCGGGCGTCTCCGCCCAGTAGCCGGTGCCAAGCAGGGCCGCGCCGTCGAGTCGGTCACGGAGGCGTTCTCGATCGAGCTGGTCCGTGAGAAACGACCAGTCCAGGTCCATCGTCGTCCCGTTCTCGATGAGCATGAGCTTGCCGTCGTCGAACTCGACGGCGTCCGTGTACCCCGGTTCGCCCAGCGAGTGGAGTTCGCAGTCGGCGAACTCCTCGGCGAACACGTCACGCACCGGCTGGCCGTACATCCCGATCATCACCGGATCGAAGCCCCAACTGCCGAAGGCCCGAGCGAGGTGACTCGTGTGGCCGCCGGTCCGGGTCCCTCGCTGGAGCCACTCGAAGGAGAGGGAGCTGTCGGCCGCGACGGAGTCGTGGACGCGATCGCCAAAGCCCGCCAGCGTGTCCAGTCGGTCGTAGTCGTCGGGGTCGTGGCGATCGGCGACGACCTCGCGGACGCGGTCGACGTACCCGTCGAAGCCGAAGACGACTCGCTCGCTCGGGACCGCCTCCGGGAGCTGTGCCCGTGCAACGGCGACGGCGGCCTCGGTCTCGTCGTCGAACGAACTCATAGTGGTACTCTCTCCTCCCGTCCCTTAGAGTACGTCGTCTGCACTCGCATCCTCGAAGACGACGGCTTCGAGTTTGTCGAGGATGTCGTACGGCTCCGCGCGTTGCCAGACGTTGCGGCCGACTGCGAGCCCGGAGACACCGGCGTCGAGACAGCGCTCGACGAGTTCGAGGAACTCGCGGTCGGAGGTCTTCGAACCGCCAGAGAGGAGGACGCCGGTATCGCCGGCCGCGTCGACGGCGTGGGCCATAGCCTCCGGACTGCGGGGATACTTGACCTTCACGAAGTCACCGCCGAGTTCGAGGCCGATGCGGGCGGCGTAGGCGATCACGTCCCGGCTCCGGTGCTCCTTGATCGCCTGTCCGCGCGGGTACGACCACATCGCGATCGGGAGGTCGTGGTCGCGCGCCCGCTCCTGGACCGGCCGGAAGTCCTCGAACATCCGCGGCTCGTCGTTGACGCCGGGGTAGACCGTGTATCCGACGGCGTCGGCACCCAGTTCGGCGGCGTAATCCACCGACCAGTTCTGCGGCGCGTACGGTTCACCCATCCAGAGGTCCGAACCGCCGTTGAGCTTCGCCAGCAGGTTCACCTCGTCGTCGTAGCTGGGGTAATACGTCTCCGTCAGTCCCTTGCCGACGGCCAGAGCGGTGACGGCGTCGTGGGTCGCCATCTCGAAGACCTCGGTCGGATCGAGGCGCTCCTCGACGCCGTCGAACTGCTTTGGTCCGTGTTCGAGCCCGTGATCGTGTGCGAGGACGATCGTCTTGCCGTTGCGGACGAGCGGCGAGTCGTCGCTGACGTGCATGCACGCTCGTACGAAAAACGATCACAAAGCGTTTTCGAATATGATCGTTTCGTACCGTTTTCGATCGCCCCCGGCCAGAGCGTCGCCACTGCCGGGAGTCACGGTCACAAAATGTCGCTCCGCGCGCTAGGCGGCGCGGTCGCAGACCATACTCCAGCGCCCGTTCGTCTCTAGCTTCTCCTGGAGCAGTCCCGCGTACTCAGCCGCGAGCTCCTCGGCTTCCTCGATGCGGTCGTCGCCGCCACCGCCGCCACCGAGTCCCAGCGCGTCCTTGACGCCGCCCAGGAGTCCGCCGCCGGTGTCGCCGCTCGAACCTCCGCCGCCACCGCCGCCACCGCCGCCACCCATCGGCCCCTGCTTGGCGATCCGGTCGAGTTCGGGCATGATCGTCGAGAGGTTCGACGTGTCGGCCACGATCTCCGCCGTCTCCGGATCTTCGGCTCCCTCGATCTCGAATTCGAGTGCCGTCATCACGAGGTTCCACTGCTGGTTCGAGAACGACGAGGCCTCGACGCGGTCGTTGAACTCGGTGTCGACCTTCATTCGCTCTGCGGCGATCGCGTTCGTCCAGTCACTACTCATGGTGGACGCTTCGGTGGGCCGCCGTTTGAGCCTTTCCCGAAAAAGATCGCGGTCGGTGCCTACAGCGCGTCGTCGTGCAGCGTGATCTCGGCGTGGAGTTCGTCCTGGAGTGCCGAGTGAACGTGACAGATCTCCTCACCGAGTTCGACGATCTCCTCGACGTCGTCGCCGAGGTCGGCCTCGACCTCGATCTCGAACGCGACCGCTTCGAGATCGTCGTCGTCGTC
Above is a genomic segment from Halomicrobium sp. LC1Hm containing:
- the leuC gene encoding 3-isopropylmalate dehydratase large subunit, with the translated sequence MSQNTLYDKVWDRHKVTTLPNGQDQLFVGLHLIHEVTSPQAFGMLKERGLEVARPDLTHATVDHIVPTGNQDRPYAEDAAENMMAELEENVRDAGIQFSDPTTGDQGIVHVIGPEQGITQPGKTIVCGDSHTSTHGAFGALAFGIGTSQIRDVLATQTIAMEKQKVRKIQVDGELGEGVEAKDIILEIIRRLGTEGGVGYVYEYAGEAIENLGMEGRMSICNMSIEGGARAGYVNPDETTYEWLKETDYFQDDPEKFDELKPYWESIRSDDDAEYDDVVHIDASELDPVVTWGTTPGQGIGIHDPIPAPEELADGKQDTARRAQEHMRVEPGETMEGYDIDVAFLGSCTNARLPDLRRAARIVEGREVADDVRAMVVPGSQRVQKTAEEEGLKDIFEAAGFDWRNAGCSMCLGMNEDQLEGDEACASSSNRNFVGRQGSKDGRTVLMNPRMVAAAAITGEVSDVRELEEVTTA
- the leuD gene encoding 3-isopropylmalate dehydratase small subunit, which codes for MTGTEDIPSVDYVDGTGVPIRGNDIDTDQIIPARFMKVVTFDGLGEFAFFDLRFDDDDNQKDHPFNEDRFQDANVLVVNDNFGCGSSREHAPQALMRWGIDAIIGEGFAEIFAGNCLALGIPTVTADHETIDALQQWVEDNPDGEIEVDVAAETVTYGGDEIGVSVDDAQRQALVEGIWDTTALMKSNEQAIAATADSLPYVDQTRDEIHSDD
- a CDS encoding isocitrate/isopropylmalate dehydrogenase family protein, translating into MTHEIAVIPGDGIGQEVTPAAVEVLDALDVDFEFVEGEAGDAVKAETGEALPQETREIAADADATLFGAAGETAADVILPLRQVVDSFANVRPAVSYPGLDAVQPDTDLVFIRENTEGVYKGIESEISDGVTTCTRVVTEDASRQIADFGFDYARKNDYDDVTIAHKANVMRETDGLFLDTAEAVGADRGADYDTALMDALAMHLVMHPEDYGVVICPNLAGDMLSDLAAGLVGGLGLLPSANVGEENALFEPVHGSAPDIAGEGVANPAAMILSAAMLLDHLGYEDEGDRVRTAVEATLEEGPKTPDLGGSASTEAVTEAVVDRL
- the glpR gene encoding HTH-type transcriptional regulator GlpR; the encoded protein is MLPAERKRRIVELVTERDGCSVARLATELDFSKATIRRDLQELEDDGRIERSHGGAVPASSVGQERPYGQREVDRLDAKQAIAARAVDLLQDAQVVSFDAGTTTMAVARALPSEAGVEAVTNMPDLATTLLDKGIEVTVTGGTLRRRTRALVGPTAQRFLDDHHVDLLFVGTNSLDATTGLTTPNEAEAAVKSRFVEQAGRVVLVADSSKFDEQSFVTVADLDAVDTLVTDRAPDGALAAALDEAGVTVLEADA
- the pfkB gene encoding 1-phosphofructokinase produces the protein MILTVTYNPAVDQTVTFDEPLASETVNRATDAQFDAGGKGINVSQFLAAMDTATVATGLLGGFTGTFITEQLEAADIPAEFVTVDEPTRLNTTALAGGTEYKLNQAGPAVDASAVDDLVDRIADHEPARVLVGGSLPPGLESDAIDRIASSRPWRTAVDVEGEILRSLSADYALCKPNREELAAATETTVGTVEECVAAASALGEQGFERVVASLGADGAVLVGPDGAVHAEPLAVDVVDTVGAGDALLSGVLASLERGERDELALATGVAVASRVVAQAGTGVPDLDGVFEDRAAVETRRL
- a CDS encoding PfkB family carbohydrate kinase; this translates as MSSFDDETEAAVAVARAQLPEAVPSERVVFGFDGYVDRVREVVADRHDPDDYDRLDTLAGFGDRVHDSVAADSSLSFEWLQRGTRTGGHTSHLARAFGSWGFDPVMIGMYGQPVRDVFAEEFADCELHSLGEPGYTDAVEFDDGKLMLIENGTTMDLDWSFLTDQLDRERLRDRLDGAALLGTGYWAETPDLPDVLDGIAGLWDDIDEPPETVLVDPGDVRKLDAERLDGGTGAIGRLAAQTRVVVSANRAETQLLAETYGDGSEESLAATARMLRETFDASLFVSHGVDRSLVAGADGTTDVAVPSVDDPELTTSAGDHFNAGLALALVAGVDPAGAVVVGNAVAGAFVRSGEPPTFEAVRAFVDEYESKF
- a CDS encoding class I fructose-bisphosphate aldolase, translating into MHVSDDSPLVRNGKTIVLAHDHGLEHGPKQFDGVEERLDPTEVFEMATHDAVTALAVGKGLTETYYPSYDDEVNLLAKLNGGSDLWMGEPYAPQNWSVDYAAELGADAVGYTVYPGVNDEPRMFEDFRPVQERARDHDLPIAMWSYPRGQAIKEHRSRDVIAYAARIGLELGGDFVKVKYPRSPEAMAHAVDAAGDTGVLLSGGSKTSDREFLELVERCLDAGVSGLAVGRNVWQRAEPYDILDKLEAVVFEDASADDVL
- a CDS encoding DUF5799 family protein, translated to MSSDWTNAIAAERMKVDTEFNDRVEASSFSNQQWNLVMTALEFEIEGAEDPETAEIVADTSNLSTIMPELDRIAKQGPMGGGGGGGGGGGSSGDTGGGLLGGVKDALGLGGGGGGDDRIEEAEELAAEYAGLLQEKLETNGRWSMVCDRAA